In one window of bacterium DNA:
- a CDS encoding PorV/PorQ family protein, whose translation MSSSTFSKTVALVLALMMTTSVWAQSKVGTTAAPFLGIAVGARAVGMGGAFTAVANDATALYWNPAGIAGMEKFSANLVHTDWLADLSFDVVGAVLPMGDAGVLGAQITLLSMPDQEITTTRQGEQDGNGLYFSAGSMAIAGTYARAFTDRFKLGITAKYVHEWIWHESATGLALDLGSLYTTTFNDMRIGVAITNFGGDMRMDGRDLVHNHDVDGTREGNNDRVLSDWRTDDWPLPLQMRIGLAMEVLQDARHRVTVAADAVHPNDNYEYVNLGSEWAYREQFMVRAGYKSLFLPDSEESLTFGLGVRVPTRGGPEFGFDAAYENFGRFEAVYKYSLTVSY comes from the coding sequence ATGAGCTCTTCAACCTTCAGCAAGACCGTGGCGCTGGTGCTGGCGCTTATGATGACGACCTCCGTTTGGGCCCAGAGCAAGGTGGGAACTACGGCGGCGCCGTTTCTGGGGATTGCCGTCGGCGCTCGGGCGGTCGGGATGGGCGGGGCATTTACGGCCGTAGCGAACGACGCCACCGCTCTTTATTGGAATCCCGCCGGGATCGCCGGAATGGAGAAATTCTCGGCGAATCTGGTGCACACGGACTGGCTGGCCGATCTCAGTTTCGACGTGGTGGGGGCGGTTCTGCCGATGGGCGACGCGGGAGTTTTGGGAGCACAGATTACGCTGCTCTCCATGCCCGATCAGGAGATCACCACGACTCGGCAGGGCGAGCAGGACGGCAACGGATTATACTTCAGCGCGGGCAGCATGGCGATAGCCGGCACCTATGCACGGGCTTTCACGGATCGCTTCAAGCTGGGAATTACGGCTAAGTACGTTCACGAGTGGATCTGGCATGAGAGCGCCACCGGACTGGCTCTCGATCTCGGCAGCCTCTACACGACGACGTTCAACGACATGCGGATCGGCGTGGCGATCACGAACTTCGGTGGCGACATGCGGATGGACGGACGCGATCTGGTTCACAACCATGACGTGGACGGCACGCGGGAAGGGAACAATGACCGTGTTCTCTCCGATTGGCGGACGGACGACTGGCCATTGCCGCTCCAGATGCGGATCGGACTGGCGATGGAAGTGCTGCAGGACGCCCGTCATCGGGTGACCGTGGCGGCGGACGCCGTGCATCCCAACGACAACTATGAGTACGTGAATTTGGGAAGCGAATGGGCCTATCGCGAGCAGTTCATGGTGCGGGCGGGATACAAGTCGCTTTTTCTTCCCGATTCGGAGGAATCGTTGACGTTCGGCTTGGGCGTACGCGTTCCGACGCGCGGCGGTCCCGAATTCGGTTTCGACGCCGCCTACGAGAATTTCGGAAGATTCGAGGCGGTGTACAAATACTCTCTGACGGTGTCCTACTAA
- a CDS encoding T9SS type A sorting domain-containing protein produces MRSSLLTAIVVILLATTVAWATNVTFQVNMGFQRTLGNFDPTTNSVVVRGGFNNWSGNGNMLTDPDGDSIYVGTWDVPTAVPDTTYQYKFLIVGGASDVWEADPNREFTVGADTLTLPVVWFNRQEPVVTANVEVSFSVDMNIQILVGSFNPEVDWVIIRGNHTNLGNWGGEIRLDEVTGSPGIYSILIQFDDMPVGTGVGHKFLILEGGVGGTAHWESGSDRLFTPTGNEPDNLPPPSGNGYGEILLPVVYYSNTGPDDIITNPVNAVFQVDIRPLYGRIRDEGYVQDVQGGDTIFFVESIQIAGDNICGWPWGSFPLEYFLNDNGQDGDVAAGDSVWSLTVLFPAASARSQIYKYGANQLDAEAGFAMNHIVNLDDSQPTFMVPSDCWGSPDTLYDDWPCLLAGSDGAAELHPLEYQLSQNYPNPFNPSTMISFVLPRAELAKLAVFDVLGRQVATIVDGRLEAGKHIVSFDGSWLSSGVYFYRLEAGSFRATHKMLLLK; encoded by the coding sequence ATGAGGTCATCTCTACTGACTGCAATCGTGGTGATCCTTCTCGCCACGACGGTGGCCTGGGCCACCAACGTTACTTTTCAGGTGAACATGGGCTTCCAGCGAACGCTGGGGAACTTCGATCCGACTACGAACAGCGTGGTGGTTCGCGGCGGATTCAACAACTGGTCAGGCAACGGCAACATGCTCACGGATCCTGACGGCGACAGCATCTATGTGGGTACCTGGGACGTTCCCACCGCCGTTCCCGACACCACTTACCAGTACAAATTCCTGATCGTGGGTGGAGCATCGGACGTTTGGGAAGCGGATCCCAACCGCGAATTCACAGTGGGTGCGGATACCCTGACGCTGCCGGTGGTGTGGTTTAACCGTCAAGAGCCGGTGGTAACTGCCAACGTCGAGGTGAGTTTCAGCGTGGACATGAACATTCAGATCCTCGTCGGGAGCTTCAATCCGGAAGTGGACTGGGTAATCATCCGAGGAAATCACACTAACCTCGGGAATTGGGGCGGGGAAATCCGATTGGATGAAGTGACCGGCAGTCCGGGGATCTACTCGATTCTCATCCAATTCGACGATATGCCCGTGGGCACGGGAGTCGGCCATAAGTTTCTGATTCTCGAGGGCGGTGTGGGTGGAACCGCACATTGGGAGTCCGGATCGGATCGCCTTTTCACTCCGACCGGGAACGAACCTGACAACTTGCCACCTCCCAGCGGCAACGGCTACGGTGAGATTCTGCTACCGGTTGTCTACTATTCGAATACCGGACCGGACGACATCATCACGAATCCGGTCAATGCCGTATTCCAGGTGGATATCCGTCCACTCTATGGACGCATACGGGACGAGGGATACGTTCAGGACGTCCAGGGCGGAGATACCATTTTCTTCGTCGAGAGCATCCAAATCGCCGGAGACAACATCTGCGGTTGGCCGTGGGGCAGTTTCCCGTTGGAGTACTTCCTCAACGACAATGGACAAGACGGTGACGTGGCGGCGGGCGACTCCGTGTGGAGTCTAACCGTCCTCTTCCCGGCCGCATCCGCCCGCAGCCAGATTTACAAATACGGCGCAAACCAACTGGACGCCGAGGCAGGATTCGCCATGAATCACATCGTGAATCTTGACGACAGCCAACCTACGTTCATGGTTCCGTCCGATTGTTGGGGATCACCGGATACGCTGTACGACGATTGGCCCTGCCTGCTGGCGGGCAGCGATGGGGCGGCGGAACTCCATCCGCTGGAGTATCAGCTTTCGCAGAACTATCCCAATCCGTTCAACCCGTCAACGATGATCAGCTTCGTCCTGCCGCGCGCCGAGCTGGCGAAGCTGGCGGTATTCGACGTTTTGGGTCGCCAAGTCGCAACGATCGTGGACGGCCGTCTCGAGGCCGGTAAGCATATCGTTTCGTTCGACGGATCGTGGCTTTCGTCCGGTGTGTATTTCTATCGTCTGGAAGCCGGTTCGTTCCGCGCCACGCACAAGATGCTCCTGCTCAAGTAA
- a CDS encoding T9SS type A sorting domain-containing protein produces MYRCLAIAAALLILSGVSLGQPVYWIPEAPRVGDVLTIYYDTRPAGGLEPSVSQIWLHWGVYDPSSGNWSTPPQGIWPAGSRLHSDNIALQSPMTRHADSVFYVAIDFDTSVHDIQFVFTDGQSTWDNNNGNNWTIHFQSLGTVAWWTPEEPEPGDTIRIYYDVVAGTLPDGSQAVRLHWGVNEQGHGNWRLPPSVIWPPGTISMGQAAQTPMISQGNGIFALNIGTNDSIATLHFVFTDGTNWDNNNTQNWNIFLTEPPIPIFTWVAFRYDPRSAYATYIGANVNSLNLAGAFNGWSTTATPLTRLDPYGNRWGEVQIPVGANEYKFVANGNIWITDPDNPQTAGGGYNNSLLTAVVDSLPQVHDVQPGENRVFPADSTVVVTVRIRPGDLGPGLAGAPTVLLNGQPWGSVWNAGQSLLTLSSLPDDDGLVFLQISATDSAGRTGSQHLTYGFRQSGYRAVDAKNDVLYTPPQSAATFDLTGLTIRERAGGDSLDFTVSLAEIGGATFPMILLTASSSVNGWAAVPGLAAEIRVPDLGAGGAAILLLDPLSPHYNPSVHNRIHPAGDLAVAGPAVTFSIDPTTRSYKAIVAKSDLESSLGLYQSDWYYTCSSLMPASSADEYCTEITSAMGGVSGIEEPDVLDVLFMQAADVQTKLMKNYGTTRRATLDAPGRGVAKIHPDDIGPNVGTAGPYCTVLTRGAPTIDTTRVVCGRVTSSVSVAQAWLVQNNVWTPVTLVQDTFARNVTLVEGPNSFQVRAVDTNGDSGRSPTMIYTLVIDHSPRISITTRQEGLQGALDASGTTDPEQQPLTFAWSADPGNPGPVTLQTANTAVARFTFPTTPGEYYFNLTVTDPDTHSSHGRTLFNVQPGSVDGFSLNEAVDWVMNAMIYEIYPRSYSATGNLAGITADMQRIADLGVNCIWLMPIFDGPSDHGYEITNYYAIEQDYGTEQDLRDLVAVAHARGVRVILDMVINHTGIGHPFMQDALRHGRHSHYWDYYDRDASGNYTYYFDWLSLPNLNLNNPETAKYFIDMCVYWVEEFDIDGYRCDVAWGPLQRSPQFWAQWRNALKTVKPECLLLAEAGANDFAIFENRFDLAFDWNLHHEGGAAFSRWFPAIPSFGALDDLIANYGYPWPAYKNPLRFMENHDEDRFIAGNTPAQAKLAGSFCMSIPGAVMLYAGQEVGTSSQRGAILWDYDPSAMNPHYYRVTNARKLLPALRTGSWTRLANNVSASCYSFARYGTNMDPCVWVGNFSGSPQVVRVTLEPALMGIVADCTYTVSELIGGSNFTTPGSGLSSILLSLAPYQSQLWVVSDSIVSVDAPPSRPELPDRPVLHTAYPNPFNPATTLRFDLSSSAHVTLRIYDILGREVAILADGIFTAGSHHVLWDANASGRAVGSGLYFAVFTTEGTRQIKKLVLLR; encoded by the coding sequence ATGTATCGTTGTCTGGCCATTGCCGCCGCCTTGCTCATCCTCAGTGGTGTTTCACTGGGGCAACCCGTGTACTGGATACCGGAAGCCCCACGGGTGGGCGACGTGCTGACAATTTACTATGACACTCGCCCCGCCGGAGGGCTGGAACCTTCCGTCAGCCAGATTTGGTTGCACTGGGGAGTGTACGATCCGAGCTCGGGCAACTGGTCCACGCCGCCGCAGGGAATCTGGCCGGCCGGCTCGCGGCTGCATTCGGACAACATCGCTCTGCAGAGTCCCATGACCCGCCACGCGGATTCGGTGTTCTATGTCGCGATAGATTTCGACACATCCGTCCACGATATCCAGTTCGTGTTTACCGACGGCCAGAGCACGTGGGACAACAACAATGGAAACAATTGGACGATCCATTTTCAGAGTCTCGGCACGGTCGCCTGGTGGACGCCTGAAGAACCCGAGCCCGGCGATACCATCCGGATCTACTACGACGTGGTAGCGGGGACTCTGCCCGACGGTTCCCAGGCCGTGCGACTCCACTGGGGCGTGAACGAGCAGGGCCATGGGAACTGGCGACTTCCGCCGTCGGTGATCTGGCCTCCCGGAACGATCTCGATGGGACAAGCGGCGCAGACGCCGATGATCTCTCAAGGAAACGGAATCTTCGCGCTCAACATCGGTACCAACGATTCCATTGCAACACTGCATTTCGTTTTCACTGACGGGACCAACTGGGACAACAACAATACTCAGAATTGGAACATTTTTCTGACGGAACCGCCGATCCCGATCTTTACTTGGGTGGCGTTTCGCTATGATCCGCGTTCGGCGTATGCCACCTACATCGGCGCAAACGTCAATTCGCTCAATCTGGCGGGAGCATTCAACGGCTGGTCCACGACGGCGACTCCGCTCACGCGGCTCGATCCCTACGGCAACCGGTGGGGCGAAGTACAGATTCCGGTGGGCGCCAATGAATACAAATTCGTCGCCAACGGCAACATCTGGATCACCGATCCCGATAATCCGCAAACGGCCGGTGGTGGATACAATAATTCGCTGTTGACCGCGGTCGTAGACTCGCTTCCGCAGGTTCATGACGTTCAGCCCGGAGAGAACCGGGTTTTTCCGGCCGACAGCACCGTGGTCGTTACGGTTCGAATTCGACCGGGAGACTTGGGGCCGGGACTGGCCGGGGCTCCGACGGTGCTCTTGAATGGTCAGCCGTGGGGATCGGTCTGGAACGCCGGACAATCCCTCTTGACTCTGTCTTCACTCCCGGATGATGACGGTCTGGTGTTTCTTCAGATCAGCGCCACCGACTCGGCAGGCCGCACGGGAAGCCAACATTTGACGTATGGCTTCCGTCAATCCGGTTATCGCGCGGTGGACGCGAAAAACGACGTTCTGTACACCCCGCCGCAATCCGCCGCCACGTTCGATTTGACCGGTCTGACGATCCGCGAGCGCGCGGGCGGAGATTCCCTCGATTTCACGGTGTCTTTGGCGGAAATCGGCGGCGCAACGTTCCCGATGATTCTACTCACGGCGTCGAGCTCGGTGAATGGTTGGGCGGCAGTGCCGGGACTGGCGGCGGAAATTCGCGTGCCGGATTTGGGCGCGGGCGGAGCAGCGATTCTGCTGCTCGATCCCCTCAGCCCTCACTACAATCCAAGCGTACACAATCGGATCCACCCGGCAGGCGATCTGGCAGTGGCCGGCCCGGCGGTTACGTTTTCGATTGATCCCACCACCCGCAGCTACAAGGCAATTGTCGCAAAGAGCGATTTGGAGTCGAGTCTCGGTCTCTATCAATCCGACTGGTACTATACGTGTTCGAGTCTGATGCCCGCCTCGTCCGCCGACGAATATTGCACGGAGATCACCTCGGCCATGGGCGGAGTGTCGGGAATCGAGGAACCGGACGTTCTGGACGTGTTGTTTATGCAGGCGGCCGACGTCCAAACGAAACTGATGAAAAACTACGGAACCACTCGCCGAGCCACGTTGGACGCTCCAGGACGCGGCGTGGCGAAGATTCATCCGGATGATATCGGCCCCAACGTCGGCACGGCCGGGCCCTATTGCACGGTGTTGACGCGCGGCGCACCCACGATTGACACGACGCGCGTCGTCTGCGGGCGGGTAACGTCATCGGTAAGCGTAGCCCAAGCGTGGCTTGTGCAGAACAACGTCTGGACACCGGTCACGCTCGTACAGGACACGTTTGCCCGCAACGTAACGCTGGTGGAGGGTCCCAATTCGTTCCAAGTGCGAGCCGTGGATACCAACGGGGACAGCGGACGCTCGCCAACGATGATCTATACTCTGGTGATTGATCACTCGCCGCGCATCAGCATCACGACTCGCCAGGAAGGTCTGCAGGGCGCTCTCGATGCTTCGGGAACAACGGATCCCGAACAACAGCCGCTCACGTTCGCGTGGTCTGCGGATCCGGGCAATCCCGGTCCGGTCACTCTGCAGACCGCGAACACCGCCGTGGCCCGATTCACGTTTCCCACTACTCCGGGCGAGTACTACTTCAATCTCACGGTCACCGATCCCGACACTCATTCCAGCCACGGCCGGACGCTGTTCAACGTCCAGCCGGGATCCGTAGACGGTTTCTCACTCAACGAGGCGGTGGACTGGGTGATGAACGCAATGATTTACGAGATCTATCCGCGTTCCTACTCGGCGACCGGCAATCTGGCGGGGATCACCGCCGACATGCAACGGATCGCGGACCTGGGCGTGAACTGCATCTGGCTCATGCCGATTTTCGACGGGCCATCGGACCACGGATATGAAATCACCAACTACTACGCCATCGAGCAGGATTACGGAACCGAGCAGGACCTGCGAGATCTGGTGGCCGTCGCTCACGCCCGCGGAGTCCGGGTGATTCTCGACATGGTCATCAATCACACGGGAATCGGTCATCCGTTCATGCAGGATGCGCTCCGCCATGGGCGACATTCGCACTACTGGGATTACTATGACCGCGATGCCAGCGGCAACTACACCTACTACTTCGACTGGTTGTCGCTTCCCAATCTCAACTTGAACAATCCGGAGACGGCCAAGTATTTCATTGACATGTGCGTTTATTGGGTCGAGGAGTTCGACATTGACGGCTATCGCTGCGACGTAGCGTGGGGTCCGCTGCAGCGATCTCCGCAGTTCTGGGCGCAATGGCGAAACGCGCTGAAGACCGTCAAGCCGGAGTGTTTGCTGCTGGCCGAAGCCGGGGCAAACGATTTCGCGATTTTCGAAAACCGCTTCGATCTGGCGTTCGATTGGAACCTCCATCATGAAGGCGGAGCGGCGTTCTCGCGTTGGTTCCCGGCGATTCCCAGTTTCGGTGCGCTCGACGACCTTATTGCGAACTACGGCTATCCGTGGCCGGCCTACAAGAATCCGCTTCGCTTCATGGAGAACCATGATGAAGACCGGTTCATTGCCGGGAATACTCCGGCACAAGCCAAGCTGGCCGGATCGTTCTGTATGTCCATTCCCGGCGCAGTCATGCTGTATGCCGGGCAAGAGGTCGGCACGAGTTCGCAACGCGGAGCGATTCTCTGGGACTATGATCCCAGCGCCATGAATCCGCACTATTACCGCGTGACAAACGCGCGGAAGCTCCTCCCCGCCCTGCGGACGGGAAGCTGGACACGACTTGCCAACAACGTGAGCGCCAGTTGCTACAGCTTCGCCCGTTACGGGACAAACATGGATCCCTGTGTGTGGGTCGGAAATTTCTCCGGATCGCCGCAGGTGGTTCGCGTGACACTGGAACCGGCGCTGATGGGCATTGTGGCCGACTGCACGTATACGGTCTCCGAGCTGATCGGCGGCAGCAACTTCACGACTCCCGGCAGCGGGCTTTCGTCCATTCTGCTCAGTTTGGCCCCCTATCAGTCACAGCTCTGGGTGGTATCCGATTCGATTGTTTCCGTGGATGCGCCTCCGTCTCGGCCCGAACTTCCGGATCGGCCCGTGCTGCACACGGCCTATCCGAATCCATTCAATCCGGCGACGACGCTGCGATTCGACCTTAGTTCCTCCGCGCACGTGACTTTGCGGATCTACGATATTCTGGGTCGCGAGGTAGCAATCCTTGCCGATGGGATATTCACCGCCGGATCCCATCATGTTCTGTGGGACGCCAATGCATCCGGCCGGGCCGTCGGCAGTGGATTGTATTTCGCAGTCTTCACCACGGAAGGAACGCGGCAGATTAAAAAACTCGTATTGCTCCGGTGA
- the ugpC gene encoding sn-glycerol-3-phosphate ABC transporter ATP-binding protein UgpC, which yields MAEIELRNISKQFGSTSVLRNVSFTIHDGEFAVLVGPSGCGKSTILRIIAGLETPTTGDIRIGGSVVNQVAARDRDIAMVFQNYALYPHMTVFDNMAFGLKMRKLPKSDIEHRVHEAAEFLHLDDLLRRKPRQLSGGQRQRVALGRALVRNPRAFLFDEPLSNLDAKLRTHTRTELARLHKQLGTTMVYVTHDQVEAMTLGQRIIVLKDGEVQQVDAPLEVYRRPANRFVAGFIGSPAMNFLPGTRTGDQITCGSLRFALPHIISAKHSNPTLIIGLRPEQLLLQHPGSTAAKLDVTVEVVEPLGNEILIYARFESERLVIRAAPATEVKPDDHLPVYFDPNAIHYFDGATDAAIQ from the coding sequence ATGGCTGAGATCGAACTTCGCAATATCAGCAAGCAATTCGGCAGCACTTCGGTTCTGCGGAATGTGTCCTTCACGATCCACGACGGGGAGTTCGCCGTTCTGGTCGGGCCGTCCGGCTGCGGTAAATCCACGATTCTCCGCATTATTGCCGGTTTGGAAACTCCTACGACCGGAGACATCCGTATCGGCGGTTCGGTGGTCAATCAAGTGGCTGCGCGCGACCGCGATATTGCGATGGTGTTTCAGAATTACGCGCTGTATCCGCACATGACGGTGTTCGACAATATGGCATTCGGATTGAAAATGCGGAAGCTGCCGAAAAGCGATATCGAGCATCGCGTGCATGAAGCGGCGGAGTTTCTCCACTTGGACGATCTGCTTCGTCGAAAACCGCGACAGCTCTCCGGCGGTCAGCGGCAGCGGGTGGCGCTCGGACGCGCGCTCGTCCGCAATCCGCGAGCGTTTCTGTTCGATGAACCGTTATCGAATCTCGACGCCAAACTGCGAACACATACGCGAACCGAACTCGCGCGCCTCCACAAGCAACTTGGAACGACGATGGTCTACGTTACGCACGATCAAGTGGAGGCCATGACTCTCGGACAGCGGATCATCGTGCTCAAGGACGGCGAGGTGCAACAGGTGGACGCTCCCCTGGAGGTCTATCGCCGTCCGGCCAATCGTTTCGTGGCGGGATTCATCGGCTCGCCGGCCATGAACTTCCTGCCCGGCACTCGCACGGGCGATCAAATCACATGCGGATCGCTCAGGTTTGCGCTTCCGCATATCATATCCGCGAAGCACTCCAACCCGACACTTATTATCGGTCTGCGTCCGGAGCAATTGCTTCTGCAACACCCGGGTTCCACTGCCGCCAAGCTCGACGTCACCGTCGAGGTGGTAGAGCCGCTGGGAAATGAGATTCTCATCTACGCCAGGTTCGAATCGGAACGTTTGGTTATCCGCGCAGCGCCGGCAACGGAAGTTAAGCCCGACGACCATTTGCCGGTCTATTTCGATCCCAATGCCATTCACTATTTCGACGGAGCAACCGATGCGGCGATCCAGTGA
- a CDS encoding sugar ABC transporter permease: MLKKTVLLIVMLAFVVITLYPILTVVTVSLRPGDRLLSTSLSIIPEDATIESYIALFRDKPFARWMFNSTIVALAVTILGTSLASTAGYAFSRFRFPGHRAGMMMLLITQMFPATMLLLPLFVMLAKLHLINSYLGLIVIYSATALPFTVWQMKGYYDTIPRELEEAALMDGAGRWRVFYSIILPLAAPALVITALFSFLTAWSEYVVAAQVLLTEDLYTLPVGLKQFQSSMTTEWGLYSAGSIIISIPVVALFLYLSRWLVSGLTLGSVKG, from the coding sequence ATGTTGAAGAAGACTGTCCTGCTTATCGTGATGCTGGCTTTCGTCGTCATCACGCTCTATCCGATTCTCACCGTGGTCACGGTTTCGCTGCGACCCGGCGACCGACTGCTCTCGACGTCACTCTCCATCATTCCCGAAGATGCGACGATCGAAAGCTACATCGCGTTGTTCCGCGACAAGCCGTTCGCTCGCTGGATGTTCAACAGCACGATCGTGGCCCTCGCCGTTACGATTCTCGGAACCTCCCTTGCTTCTACGGCGGGCTACGCCTTTTCTCGTTTTCGATTTCCCGGTCATCGGGCGGGTATGATGATGCTGCTCATTACACAGATGTTCCCGGCGACGATGCTGCTTTTACCGCTCTTCGTGATGCTGGCCAAGTTGCATCTCATCAACTCGTATCTGGGTCTCATTGTGATCTACTCGGCGACGGCTTTGCCGTTCACCGTGTGGCAGATGAAGGGCTACTACGACACGATCCCGCGCGAACTCGAAGAGGCCGCGCTGATGGACGGTGCCGGCCGCTGGCGAGTTTTCTATTCCATCATCCTCCCCCTGGCGGCACCGGCTCTGGTCATTACCGCTCTGTTTTCTTTTCTCACCGCATGGAGCGAATACGTTGTGGCGGCGCAGGTGCTTCTGACCGAGGATCTGTACACGCTCCCCGTCGGGCTCAAGCAGTTTCAGTCGAGCATGACCACCGAGTGGGGATTGTACTCGGCCGGTTCGATTATCATCAGCATTCCGGTGGTGGCTCTCTTTCTCTACCTCTCCCGGTGGCTGGTATCGGGTCTGACTCTCGGCAGCGTGAAGGGATAG